The sequence TTCGGAAGACTGGCTGTTCGTAACGCATTAAAAAAGGAAATCAAAGTTTGATTGAAAGTTATAGGGCAGTTCGTTTATATAAAAATTTGAAATAATGATATAGAGGAGGGAAAATGTTGAAAATTTGGCATCAAAGCTTAACAAGTATTGAAGAAGTAGTTGCATACCGAGAGGCTGTCATCAATCATATTGATCGGGTAGCACGTCCTGGGGTAGAGGTTGTTCTACATGGAATGTCAAAAGGTACGTATCCTAGCCAATATCCTGGTCACTTTATTACGTATTCCTATCTACAAAATCTTCACCGCGAGCAATTTGTTCGTGCCGCGTTAATGGCTGAAAGCGCAGGATATGATGCCATGTTTATCGGAACAATCCCGGATGTCGGGCTGCTTGAAGCACGTACACTTGTCGATATTCCGGTTGTGGGATATGGTCAGGCTTCTTTTCATATGGCATCCATGCTTGGGGACACCATTGGGGTTGTCAATTTCTTGGCCCCGCTCGCTGATGAACTCCGCCAAAATGCCGAACGCTATGGTCTCGGTGGAAAATTAGGACCGATTGTTCAAACAGAAGTTGGTTTTAATGATATTCTAGGTGGATTCCAAAACCCAGAACCGATTATCGAGGCGTTTAAAAAGGCAGCGGAGAAGGCCATTTCCCAAGGAGCTGATGTCATCGTTCCAGGGGAAGGACCGATGAATGTATTCTTGGCCACACATGGGGTGTCAAGAATTGAAGATGTTCCAATTGTTGACTCGTTTGCGTCAGGAATCAAAATGTGTGAAGCCTTAGTTGATTTGAAAGAAAACTCTGGGGTCTATATGACACGTAAGGGATACTATAATGCCAAGCCGCCTGCAGAAGCAGTTGCAAGGCTTCGAGAATTGTACGGATTAGAACCTGTACCAGATCCGAAAAATGATCAAGGCCTTCCAGTTAGAGGAGAACAAAAAGCATCCATATAGTTATAGTTCGCCTTTAAAAATTTGAAATATTCCTAATTTAAACACATATGTGAGAGGTGAATCATACATGCATATCGTTGTATGTTTAAAGCAGGTCGTTGATCCGGAGATCCCACCGCGTTATTTCAAAATCGATCCTGCAACGAACCGGCCTGAGGAAGGAAGCGGAGATATGGTAATGGATTCCTACGCTGAAAATGCTCTAGAAGCTGCGATTCAACTCAGAGACAAGATCGATGGAGCAACGGTGACAGCCCTTTGTCTTGGGGATGAAGAATCAGATGATGTACTCCGCAGAGCATTAGCCTTTACTGCTGATCAAGCGGTTCGTATTTGGGATGATGAATGGGAAAATTTAGACGGACAAGCAGTCGGGTATATCCTTTCTCAGGCGATTAAAAAATTAGGTGATGTGGATTTGGTTTTGACTGGTTACCAAGCAAGTGACATAGAAGAGGGTCTAGTTGGAACGGTAATTGCAGAGGAGCTGAACATTCCAAGTGTAACACTTTCCTCCCAATTTGAGACAGACGGTACCAGAATTCAAGCAGTTTGTGAGACAGAAACGAGCCATGCAATAAAGGATGTTCCAATGCCTGCAGTGATTACGATCGTTAGCTCTGAAAACAATGTACCACGCCTTCCAAAGGTAAAGGATATTCGTTTAGCGAGAAGTAAACCAATTAACGAACTTGGAATCGATGATTTAGATGGCTTGAATTTTGAACTTTGTCAGCCAGCGGTTTTACTACAAAAGGTTTTTGTTCCCGATCGGGAAGTGAATTGTGAAATCCTAACTGGCAGTGATGACTCTCAAATCGCTAATAGCCTAACACATAAGCTACTAGAATTAAAAGTTTTATAGGAGGTGATCTAGATGGTCAAAGTGCTCATTTATGCAGCCCAAAAAGAGGGAAAATTGGACTCCAATGCAATCGAGGCGTTATCCTTTGGCACACGCTTGGCTGAAGCCGCTTCAATTGAAATGGAGGCGGTTCTTGTTGGTACAGGTGCAAAGGAAGGTGCGAAAGAAGCCATAACCTACGGAGCACAGCAAGCTTATACAATCGATAATCCTTTATTAGATGAGTATCAGACTGAATTGTATTCCCATGCAATTACTTCCGCTTTTCAACAGGCTGAAGCTGATATATTCATTCTTCCTTTTGATAAAAAAGGTAAGGATTTGCTCGGACGGGTTGCAACACGTGTTTCGGCAGCTGCCATAACCGAAGTGGTTGATTTTAAAGCAGAGGCTGACGAAATAAACTGGATTCGTCCAATTTATGGGGATAAAGCTTACGGAGAATATACGGTTAATCGTAAAAAAGTCGTAGTTGGCCTTCGTCCGAAGTCCTGCGAAAAAATCGAAGCGGATGATAATAGAACAGGAACGATCACTGCTATTGATTGTGAATTATCCCAAGAGATGGTTGTGACAAAGCTGGTTGAAAAAATTGAATCCAGTTTATCTGGAATTCGCCTAGAAGATGCACGTGTCATTGTTTCCGGTGGAAGAGGACTTGGCAGCTCCGAAGCTTTTGATGAAATCCAAGAGTTAGCAGATGTTTTAAATGGTGCAGTTGGTGCATCAAGAGCAGCCTGTGATGCAGGATGGGTGCCATCCCAATATCAAGTCGGCCAAACAGGAGCGGTTGTCGCACCAGATCTATATATTGCGATTGGAATATCAGGGGCAAGTCAACACCTTTCAGGAATTACGAATGCGAAAACGGTAGTAGCCATCAACAATGACGCTGAAGCTCCTATTTTCAAAAGAGCAAACTTCGGGATCGTGGCTGATTATAAGACGGTCATCCCTGCTCTAACGGAAGCACTAAAGCAGAAGATCGGCTAAATTCGTTTATCCTATAATGCTAGATTTTAAGATAACTACATTTCAGCAGAAGTCTGCTCATTTAAAGCTAATGGCTGAATGTAAAATATTCTTCCGATTCAATGGGGGGTCAAACCAGGCTGAATGTAGTTAAGCCTCCGGCGGATGCCACGGATTTTTTAAAGGTATTTATCGAGCAAGCTCGACGACGGACAGGACGTCCTAGTCAGGCGAAAGCCACAGAATGTGGCGTTTTGAAGCGTGATAAAAATCCGGGCGCAAATTCGGCGGGGCGAATTTGATCATTTTATAAAAAACGGAGGTTATATATATGGGAAGAGAAGTGGATTATGACATTGTTGTAATCGGTTGTGGGGTTGCAGGGACGTCAGCAGCGTTATCTGCAGCAGAAACAGCTAAAAAGCAAGGAAAAAAATTAAAAATTGCCATTTTAGAACGGTCTGATTTTGATCATAGAGGCGGAAATTCCAGATGGACAGCGTCCTACATGAGAATGAAGAATATTGATGAAATTGCTGATAATTTTGTGGATGATATGATGGCTTTCTCGGATAACTATTCGGATCGAAAGTATATTGAGACACTCGCTGAGAACGCAGGAAGCACGCTTCGCTGGGTAGAAGAAAAAGGGGTCGCATTCGACTATTTACCAACGATGTTTTTAACTTCTAATCGTCCGCGTTTGCTGCCAGTTGGTGGAGGCCGTGCCATCATTGACACATTATCTCAACGTGCAGCAGGTCTTGGAGTTGAAATTATCTATGAAGCAACAGCGTGGAAAATCCTTCTCGATGATGAAGGGGTTGTGGACGGACTCATGATTCGAGTAAAAGGAGGAACCTCTGTTCAATTAAAAGTTGGCGCTGTAGTCTTAGCTTCAGGTGGTTTCCAAGGAAATCAAGAGATGATGGCTCAATATATTGGCAGGGACGCCCACAAAATTCGCACAGTTTGTGAAGGCGGACTATTTAACAAAGGAGAAGCGATTCGAATGGCATTGAATATCGGAGCGAAACCGGCTGGTCAATTTGATGCCTTTCATGCTGAACCAGTAGATCCAAGAAGTAATCGCGAAGAAGCAGCTGTCATGACCTATCCATATGGAATTCTTGTTGATAAAAATGGCAAGCGTTTCGTTGATGAAGGGAAATCTACTGTAGACGAGCAATATGAAGAAGTGGCCCGAAAGATTTTCTACGATCTTCCAGATCATATTGCGTATATGATTAGTGATCAGAAAATGTATGACATTCCGAATTATGAACAGGCGTTGGAAACGGATAAACCTGCGATTACGGCTGATACTCTTGAAGAATTAGCAGAGAAAATTGGCGTGCCGGCACAGCAACTTGTGGCAACTGTTCAAGAATTCAATGCTGCCGTACAACCGGGAGAATTCCAAGCACATAAAAAAGACGGCAAACAAGCGGTTGGAATTACACCGCCAAAATCCAATTGGGCGATTACCATTGATCAAGGTCCATTTATTGCTTACCCAATTGTTTGCTCAAATGTTTTTACAAATGGCGGGTT is a genomic window of Niallia sp. XMNu-256 containing:
- a CDS encoding aspartate/glutamate racemase family protein; amino-acid sequence: MKIWHQSLTSIEEVVAYREAVINHIDRVARPGVEVVLHGMSKGTYPSQYPGHFITYSYLQNLHREQFVRAALMAESAGYDAMFIGTIPDVGLLEARTLVDIPVVGYGQASFHMASMLGDTIGVVNFLAPLADELRQNAERYGLGGKLGPIVQTEVGFNDILGGFQNPEPIIEAFKKAAEKAISQGADVIVPGEGPMNVFLATHGVSRIEDVPIVDSFASGIKMCEALVDLKENSGVYMTRKGYYNAKPPAEAVARLRELYGLEPVPDPKNDQGLPVRGEQKASI
- a CDS encoding electron transfer flavoprotein subunit beta/FixA family protein encodes the protein MHIVVCLKQVVDPEIPPRYFKIDPATNRPEEGSGDMVMDSYAENALEAAIQLRDKIDGATVTALCLGDEESDDVLRRALAFTADQAVRIWDDEWENLDGQAVGYILSQAIKKLGDVDLVLTGYQASDIEEGLVGTVIAEELNIPSVTLSSQFETDGTRIQAVCETETSHAIKDVPMPAVITIVSSENNVPRLPKVKDIRLARSKPINELGIDDLDGLNFELCQPAVLLQKVFVPDREVNCEILTGSDDSQIANSLTHKLLELKVL
- a CDS encoding electron transfer flavoprotein subunit alpha/FixB family protein, which codes for MVKVLIYAAQKEGKLDSNAIEALSFGTRLAEAASIEMEAVLVGTGAKEGAKEAITYGAQQAYTIDNPLLDEYQTELYSHAITSAFQQAEADIFILPFDKKGKDLLGRVATRVSAAAITEVVDFKAEADEINWIRPIYGDKAYGEYTVNRKKVVVGLRPKSCEKIEADDNRTGTITAIDCELSQEMVVTKLVEKIESSLSGIRLEDARVIVSGGRGLGSSEAFDEIQELADVLNGAVGASRAACDAGWVPSQYQVGQTGAVVAPDLYIAIGISGASQHLSGITNAKTVVAINNDAEAPIFKRANFGIVADYKTVIPALTEALKQKIG
- a CDS encoding FAD-binding protein, producing the protein MGREVDYDIVVIGCGVAGTSAALSAAETAKKQGKKLKIAILERSDFDHRGGNSRWTASYMRMKNIDEIADNFVDDMMAFSDNYSDRKYIETLAENAGSTLRWVEEKGVAFDYLPTMFLTSNRPRLLPVGGGRAIIDTLSQRAAGLGVEIIYEATAWKILLDDEGVVDGLMIRVKGGTSVQLKVGAVVLASGGFQGNQEMMAQYIGRDAHKIRTVCEGGLFNKGEAIRMALNIGAKPAGQFDAFHAEPVDPRSNREEAAVMTYPYGILVDKNGKRFVDEGKSTVDEQYEEVARKIFYDLPDHIAYMISDQKMYDIPNYEQALETDKPAITADTLEELAEKIGVPAQQLVATVQEFNAAVQPGEFQAHKKDGKQAVGITPPKSNWAITIDQGPFIAYPIVCSNVFTNGGLATDTNGSVLSQDDDVIPGLYAAGEAAGLYYGKYPGGTSVLRGLVFGRQAGEHAVSYVANVEKMGV